The Marinilongibacter aquaticus genome has a window encoding:
- a CDS encoding catalase, with the protein MAQKNSRLTTSAGAPVSNNQNSQTAGERGPVMLQDYKLIEKLAHQNRERIPERVVHAKGWGAHGTLTITNDISKYTRAKLFDTVGKQTPMIARFSTVAGELGAADAERDVRGFALKFYTEEGNWDLVGNNTPVFFIRDGYKFPDFIRTQKRHPRTNMRSPKAMWDFWSQTPESLHQVTILMSDRGIPTAPMFMNGYGSHTFSFWNNDGERFWVKFHFKTMQGHKHFTNAESENLIGKTRESYQEALFGAIEDGDFPKWKMMVQVMPEKEAEKTPYNPFDLTKVWPHADYPLIEVGVLELNKNADNYFTEIECAAYSPSNVVPGIGFSPDKVLQARIFSYADAHRYRIGTHYEALPVNAAKCPVNHYHKDGSMRFFNNNTDNPDAYYEPNSFDGPKEDRSVEEPPLQVTGDITRYENNQEIDDFKQPGDLFRLMNAEQRARLFSNIAAAMGGVPMEIIEKQLAHFDKADPAYGNGVRKALGISELASY; encoded by the coding sequence ATGGCTCAGAAGAATTCAAGATTGACTACCTCTGCAGGAGCACCTGTAAGCAACAACCAAAACTCCCAAACGGCCGGTGAACGCGGACCGGTTATGCTTCAAGACTACAAATTGATTGAAAAACTGGCTCATCAGAACCGCGAGCGTATTCCAGAACGCGTAGTGCATGCCAAAGGTTGGGGAGCACATGGCACATTAACCATCACAAATGACATTTCGAAATACACACGAGCCAAACTTTTTGATACTGTCGGCAAACAGACTCCAATGATTGCCCGCTTCTCCACTGTGGCCGGTGAATTGGGAGCCGCCGATGCCGAGCGAGATGTACGCGGATTTGCCCTTAAATTTTATACTGAAGAAGGAAACTGGGATTTAGTGGGAAACAACACGCCGGTTTTCTTTATCCGCGACGGTTATAAGTTCCCCGATTTCATCCGTACGCAAAAAAGACACCCACGTACCAATATGCGTTCGCCAAAAGCCATGTGGGATTTTTGGTCTCAAACTCCTGAAAGCCTTCACCAAGTAACCATTTTGATGTCGGATCGCGGAATTCCAACCGCACCCATGTTCATGAATGGCTACGGTTCGCATACTTTCAGCTTTTGGAACAATGACGGCGAACGTTTTTGGGTAAAATTCCACTTCAAAACCATGCAGGGGCACAAACATTTCACCAATGCCGAATCTGAAAATCTGATTGGCAAAACGCGAGAAAGCTATCAAGAGGCCTTATTTGGAGCCATAGAAGACGGCGATTTCCCGAAATGGAAAATGATGGTGCAAGTAATGCCGGAAAAAGAGGCTGAAAAAACACCGTACAACCCTTTCGACTTGACCAAAGTGTGGCCGCACGCCGATTATCCTTTGATTGAAGTGGGTGTTTTGGAATTGAATAAAAACGCCGACAATTACTTTACAGAAATTGAATGTGCTGCGTATTCGCCTTCGAATGTAGTGCCCGGTATTGGTTTTTCGCCCGACAAAGTACTTCAAGCGAGAATTTTCTCTTATGCCGATGCTCACCGCTACCGTATCGGAACGCACTATGAAGCTTTACCTGTGAACGCGGCCAAATGTCCTGTGAACCATTATCACAAAGACGGCTCCATGCGTTTCTTCAACAACAACACGGACAATCCGGATGCATACTACGAACCGAATTCTTTCGACGGACCAAAAGAAGACCGTTCGGTAGAAGAACCGCCGTTGCAAGTTACCGGAGATATTACAAGATATGAGAACAACCAAGAGATTGACGATTTCAAACAACCGGGAGACCTTTTCCGATTGATGAATGCCGAACAACGGGCTCGCTTGTTCAGCAATATTGCCGCAGCGATGGGTGGTGTGCCGATGGAGATCATCGAAAAGCAATTGGCACATTTCGACAAAGCGGATCCTGCCTACGGAAATGGCGTGCGAAAAGCATTGGGCATTTCTGAGTTGGCATCGTATTGA
- a CDS encoding magnesium chelatase produces MAFNNDLLEIKTLKALQASGYKTKLIQQELRDNLIEKLKNKEKVFEGIWGYEDTVIPDVERAILSMHHINLLGLRGQAKTRIARLMVNLLDEYIPVVAGSELNDDPFEPLSRYAQDLIAEKGGETPIDWLHKSERYNEKLATPDVSVADLIGDVDPIKAAALKLPYSDERVIHFGLIPRSNRCIFVINELPDLQARIQVALFNILQEGDIQIRGFKLRLPLDIQFVFTANPEDYTNRGSIVTPLKDRIDSQIVTHYPKSIEIGRQITAQEIHVKPEQEEIAVDEILKDLVERIAVVARESEYVDAKSGVSARMTISAYENLLSAAERRALLNGENGVQTRVSDIYGAIPAINGKIELVYEGEVEGPVYVAQSLVGKAIRSEFLNYFPDPEKAKKDKKAKNPYKEIVSWFAAGNEIDLINDHAGNEYAARLKTIDGLSELVEELHPEASADAKLFLMEFALHGLAEFSLISKQNLDDSIHFKDLLDNLFDPNKYLSGEEGDDELY; encoded by the coding sequence ATGGCATTCAATAATGATTTATTGGAAATAAAAACACTCAAAGCACTGCAAGCTAGCGGATACAAGACAAAGCTAATCCAACAAGAGCTCCGAGACAATTTGATTGAAAAGCTAAAAAACAAAGAGAAAGTATTTGAAGGTATTTGGGGCTATGAAGATACGGTTATCCCCGATGTGGAAAGGGCCATATTGTCTATGCATCACATCAATCTGCTTGGTTTGAGAGGACAGGCAAAAACCAGGATAGCCCGCTTGATGGTCAATTTGCTCGATGAGTATATTCCCGTGGTGGCGGGTTCTGAATTGAACGACGACCCGTTTGAACCTTTATCGCGTTATGCTCAAGATTTGATTGCTGAAAAAGGAGGGGAAACGCCTATTGATTGGTTGCATAAATCCGAGCGTTACAATGAAAAATTGGCCACCCCCGATGTGTCCGTTGCCGATTTGATTGGAGACGTAGACCCGATCAAGGCAGCAGCGTTGAAACTGCCCTATTCGGATGAAAGGGTGATTCATTTCGGGTTGATTCCGCGATCGAATCGCTGTATTTTCGTGATCAACGAATTGCCCGATTTACAGGCCCGTATACAAGTGGCCTTGTTCAATATTTTACAAGAGGGCGACATTCAGATTCGTGGCTTCAAATTGCGATTGCCTTTGGATATTCAATTTGTATTTACTGCGAACCCAGAGGATTATACGAACCGAGGAAGCATTGTGACTCCTTTGAAAGACCGCATCGATTCTCAGATTGTGACGCATTATCCGAAGTCGATTGAAATCGGGCGGCAAATTACCGCACAGGAAATCCATGTCAAACCCGAGCAAGAAGAAATTGCAGTCGATGAAATTCTAAAAGATTTGGTGGAAAGAATAGCGGTGGTGGCTCGAGAAAGTGAATATGTGGATGCGAAATCGGGCGTATCGGCCAGAATGACCATTTCTGCTTACGAAAACCTTTTGAGTGCGGCGGAAAGACGGGCTCTATTGAATGGAGAAAATGGAGTGCAAACGCGTGTTTCGGATATTTATGGAGCGATTCCGGCAATCAATGGAAAAATAGAATTGGTATACGAAGGCGAGGTGGAAGGCCCCGTTTATGTGGCCCAAAGTTTGGTGGGAAAAGCCATACGGTCTGAGTTTTTGAATTATTTCCCCGATCCTGAAAAGGCTAAAAAGGATAAGAAAGCCAAAAATCCTTACAAGGAAATCGTGTCTTGGTTTGCGGCGGGCAATGAAATTGATCTAATCAATGACCATGCGGGCAATGAATATGCCGCACGCCTTAAAACGATCGACGGTCTTTCCGAACTTGTGGAAGAGCTACATCCCGAGGCCAGTGCAGACGCAAAATTGTTCTTGATGGAATTTGCTCTTCACGGCTTGGCCGAGTTTTCTTTAATTAGCAAACAAAATCTCGACGACTCGATCCACTTTAAGGATTTGCTGGATAATCTGTTCGATCCGAACAAATACCTTTCAGGAGAAGAAGGAGATGACGAACTGTACTGA
- a CDS encoding uroporphyrinogen-III synthase: protein MSEKNVQDAVESRKTKVESILVTLSNPFKEGKKSTPYDRLKDKYGIKVDFRNFIAVDGLTSKEFRQQKVDILEHTAIVFTSRNAVDHFFRLCEGLRIEIPIDMKYFCISEQTANYLQKYITIRKRKIFFGERTAADLEPHIVKHKKEKFLFPCSNIRIDSIPNMFERNNIPLTEAIIYETGPADLSDLEHVFYDVICFFSPSGVEALVQNFPNWEQKKTRLAAFGPTTAQAIRDKGFILDIEAPLPNAPSMTGALELYIKESNNL, encoded by the coding sequence ATGAGTGAAAAAAACGTGCAAGACGCTGTAGAGTCCAGAAAGACAAAAGTAGAAAGTATATTAGTTACTTTGTCAAACCCCTTCAAAGAAGGCAAGAAAAGCACCCCTTACGATAGGTTGAAAGACAAGTATGGAATCAAAGTGGATTTCCGGAATTTCATCGCTGTGGATGGGCTGACTTCCAAAGAATTTCGCCAGCAGAAAGTAGATATCTTAGAGCATACCGCCATTGTGTTTACGAGTCGAAATGCCGTCGATCATTTTTTCAGACTGTGCGAAGGCTTGCGTATCGAAATTCCAATCGACATGAAGTACTTCTGTATTTCTGAGCAGACCGCCAATTATCTTCAGAAATACATCACGATACGAAAAAGAAAAATCTTTTTTGGAGAGAGAACGGCCGCCGATTTGGAGCCGCATATTGTAAAACACAAGAAAGAGAAATTCCTTTTCCCTTGTTCAAATATTCGTATCGATAGCATTCCCAATATGTTTGAGCGGAACAATATCCCTTTGACAGAAGCCATTATTTACGAAACGGGACCTGCCGATCTTAGCGATCTCGAACATGTATTTTACGACGTAATTTGCTTTTTCAGCCCATCTGGCGTAGAAGCTCTCGTGCAGAACTTCCCCAATTGGGAGCAAAAGAAAACAAGGCTTGCGGCATTTGGCCCAACCACAGCTCAAGCCATTCGCGACAAGGGTTTCATTTTGGATATCGAAGCTCCACTGCCCAATGCCCCTTCTATGACAGGTGCACTGGAATTGTACATTAAAGAATCGAACAATCTTTAA
- a CDS encoding LysR substrate-binding domain-containing protein: MNFQQLEYILAVDKFRHFAKAAEACFVTQPTLSTMVQKLEEEVGLKIFDRSIQPVQPTEAGEKLLEQARLILTEANRFKEIANEARDYLGGELRVGVIPTVAPYLLPLFVQAFHREYPNVQLKITELITELILSKLKSGELDVGILVPPENEYSLVEIKLYDEAFVAYSPKPFTKEYLLPDDIDANELLLLEEGHCFRSQIVRFCELREKLNNTIEYTSGSLETLRNLADRQLGITILPELATLNLSDLQKANVCQFANPRPQRRVSLLMKKGYLKKKLTDCFAEVIKSNLPAELSLGGGQLIPFNSQKNA, from the coding sequence ATGAATTTTCAACAATTGGAATATATCTTGGCGGTAGACAAGTTTAGGCACTTTGCCAAGGCCGCCGAAGCGTGTTTTGTCACACAGCCCACTTTGAGCACAATGGTGCAAAAACTTGAAGAGGAGGTGGGTTTGAAGATCTTCGACCGCAGCATTCAGCCTGTACAGCCCACCGAAGCGGGGGAAAAGCTATTGGAGCAGGCCCGATTGATTTTGACGGAGGCCAACCGTTTCAAAGAAATTGCCAACGAAGCCCGTGATTATTTGGGGGGCGAATTGCGTGTAGGGGTCATTCCTACTGTGGCTCCGTACCTGCTGCCTCTGTTTGTGCAAGCTTTTCATCGGGAATACCCCAATGTGCAGTTGAAAATCACCGAACTGATCACCGAACTCATATTGAGCAAACTGAAAAGCGGCGAGCTGGATGTGGGCATTTTGGTGCCGCCCGAAAACGAATACAGTTTGGTGGAAATAAAATTGTACGACGAGGCCTTTGTGGCCTATTCTCCAAAACCTTTTACGAAGGAATATTTATTGCCCGATGACATCGATGCCAATGAACTGCTGTTGTTGGAAGAAGGGCATTGTTTCCGTTCGCAGATCGTGCGATTTTGCGAACTACGCGAAAAGCTGAACAACACAATTGAGTACACTTCGGGAAGTTTGGAGACTTTACGTAATCTCGCCGACCGCCAGTTGGGCATTACCATCCTGCCTGAATTGGCCACTTTGAACCTTTCCGATCTACAAAAAGCAAATGTGTGTCAGTTTGCCAACCCAAGGCCACAGCGAAGAGTAAGTCTTTTGATGAAGAAAGGTTATTTGAAAAAAAAGCTGACCGATTGTTTTGCAGAAGTGATCAAAAGTAATCTCCCGGCAGAGCTCAGTTTGGGCGGGGGACAGCTTATTCCCTTCAATAGCCAGAAAAATGCCTAG
- a CDS encoding glycosyltransferase family 4 protein — translation MSKTESFMRIGFDAKRAFFNRTGLGNYSRYILDNLLKFAPNLKTFAYTKRRNEELYPQFPQDRVALKKVKGPDFLWRSFSISRQLEADGIDIFHGLSNEIPFGLKKRGIKSVVTIHDLIFLRKPEYYKWVDRKIYKWKFRYACRNADRVIAISQQTKADIVDFFGVESEKIEVIYQACSDRFASVPEENESRPVLEKYGFAKPFILCVGSIEPRKNQLNLVKAFALSGLQKEAELWIVGRGKSYKQELEVYVKAKGLDSVKILSDVSNKELHIMYHTAHLAAYVSEFEGFGIPVLEAIRAGLPVLSAKGSCLEEAGGTGALYADPHSLEEMSDKMKALFSDEDLRANVIRAGSEHLQKFDDEKLTEQLLQLYAQL, via the coding sequence TTGTCGAAAACGGAATCTTTCATGCGTATCGGGTTTGACGCCAAAAGAGCATTTTTCAATCGGACAGGTTTGGGCAATTACAGCCGATATATTCTCGACAATCTGCTGAAATTTGCCCCGAATCTTAAAACTTTCGCCTACACCAAAAGGCGAAACGAAGAGCTCTATCCTCAGTTTCCGCAAGATCGCGTGGCTTTAAAAAAGGTAAAGGGCCCTGATTTTCTTTGGCGGAGTTTTTCCATTTCGCGGCAATTGGAAGCAGACGGGATAGATATTTTCCATGGGCTTTCGAATGAAATTCCTTTTGGTCTGAAAAAAAGGGGCATCAAATCGGTGGTGACTATTCACGACTTGATTTTTCTGAGAAAACCAGAATATTATAAATGGGTAGATCGGAAGATTTACAAATGGAAGTTTCGATACGCCTGTCGGAATGCCGACCGTGTAATTGCAATTAGTCAGCAGACCAAAGCGGATATCGTTGATTTCTTCGGTGTGGAAAGTGAAAAGATCGAAGTGATTTATCAAGCGTGTTCCGACCGTTTTGCTTCGGTGCCAGAAGAAAACGAGAGCCGACCTGTACTGGAAAAGTATGGATTTGCAAAACCTTTTATTTTGTGTGTGGGGAGTATTGAGCCGCGAAAAAATCAACTGAATTTGGTGAAGGCTTTTGCTTTATCCGGTTTGCAAAAAGAAGCGGAATTGTGGATTGTTGGTCGAGGCAAAAGCTATAAGCAAGAGCTTGAAGTGTATGTGAAGGCCAAAGGTTTGGATAGCGTGAAAATCTTGAGCGACGTGTCGAATAAAGAATTGCATATCATGTACCATACTGCCCATTTGGCGGCCTATGTTTCAGAGTTCGAAGGTTTTGGCATTCCGGTGTTGGAGGCTATTCGAGCTGGATTGCCCGTATTGTCGGCTAAAGGCTCTTGCTTGGAAGAGGCTGGGGGAACTGGGGCATTGTATGCTGATCCGCACAGTTTGGAAGAGATGAGCGATAAAATGAAAGCATTGTTTTCGGATGAGGATTTACGTGCAAATGTCATTCGGGCGGGCAGTGAACATTTGCAAAAATTCGACGATGAAAAATTAACCGAGCAATTGCTTCAGTTGTATGCACAACTTTAA
- a CDS encoding ankyrin repeat domain-containing protein, translating to MKNGRLLVSRLFSIDKTRMEFFDLIRHGQLEAIIKMGQANPALIHQKDHRGFPPLVMATYSEQLPVAQWLLENGAEIDETDAAGNTALMGVCFKGYPEIAQFLIENGADVNIQNSNGATALIYASTFGQIEIAKMLLHAGADKSLSDSRGNTALSHANFQGLQELKDLLTN from the coding sequence ATGAAGAACGGGAGGCTTTTGGTCTCCCGTTTATTTTCAATCGATAAAACACGTATGGAATTTTTCGACTTAATCAGGCACGGCCAACTCGAGGCCATCATAAAAATGGGACAGGCCAATCCCGCACTCATTCATCAGAAAGACCACCGTGGTTTCCCACCTTTGGTAATGGCTACGTATAGCGAACAATTGCCAGTAGCCCAATGGTTGTTGGAAAATGGTGCCGAAATCGACGAGACCGACGCTGCCGGAAATACCGCTCTCATGGGCGTTTGCTTCAAAGGCTATCCCGAGATCGCCCAATTCCTTATCGAAAACGGTGCGGATGTCAACATCCAAAACAGCAACGGAGCCACTGCTCTGATCTATGCCAGTACTTTCGGGCAAATTGAAATCGCCAAAATGCTTCTGCACGCCGGAGCCGACAAAAGTTTGAGTGACTCGCGAGGAAATACTGCCTTAAGCCACGCAAACTTTCAAGGCCTGCAAGAATTGAAAGATTTATTGACGAACTGA
- a CDS encoding DUF4271 domain-containing protein, which yields MIKGRLLLGLLFFLFAQLSRAQELPDSTYHIIQNFGKDWFVFDEDTEEYLPFTNKLSRSHQAHSVFVDYEIYKQYHLLVRDTENSGLLFIDGKVFGKLKAKEWKDIPLSQIAHDDEQMVVTLYGSRNIAAKNVLIGTKKDLKERSSPGIFRENILVMKHRLARPFRNSSLLLLCFVFVYTALLGSTNPKAFNEYFSLGELLTVKIRDTKFLISKPMHRTNQAFAVLLGLCTALIFIVLSTHGVYLFNNVFNISNETSSLEFFGIFVFVAIVSYLLYIGKFVFLNIMAQLFGIGKTVNVHYHKSIQFTLLFFSFLVLGTYLYSMHIGVGSKLNADWVFYLLLSGYLIRTLLVYLSILKSTGMQSLYLIAYLCVVEILPITLGIRLAF from the coding sequence ATGATTAAAGGGCGGCTACTTCTGGGTCTATTGTTTTTCCTTTTTGCACAGCTTTCGCGTGCTCAGGAATTGCCCGATAGCACCTATCACATCATCCAAAATTTCGGCAAAGACTGGTTCGTGTTTGACGAAGATACCGAAGAATACTTGCCGTTCACCAATAAGCTGAGCAGAAGCCATCAGGCCCATTCCGTATTTGTCGATTACGAAATCTACAAGCAATACCATCTATTAGTTCGGGATACCGAAAATAGTGGCTTGCTCTTTATTGACGGCAAGGTCTTCGGCAAGCTGAAAGCCAAGGAATGGAAAGATATTCCTCTCTCGCAAATCGCACACGACGACGAACAAATGGTGGTGACCTTGTATGGAAGCCGAAACATTGCAGCCAAAAATGTATTGATTGGTACAAAAAAAGACTTGAAAGAACGCAGTTCGCCCGGCATTTTCCGTGAAAACATTTTGGTGATGAAACACCGATTGGCCAGGCCTTTCCGCAACAGTTCTTTACTCTTGCTCTGCTTTGTTTTTGTATATACGGCCTTGCTGGGCAGCACCAACCCTAAGGCATTCAACGAGTACTTCTCGCTTGGCGAGTTGCTCACGGTGAAGATCAGAGACACCAAATTCTTGATCAGCAAACCCATGCACCGTACAAATCAAGCCTTTGCCGTATTGCTTGGCCTTTGTACCGCATTAATTTTCATTGTACTGAGCACACATGGTGTATACTTATTCAACAATGTGTTCAACATCAGCAACGAAACGTCGAGCCTCGAATTCTTCGGTATTTTTGTTTTCGTCGCGATCGTTTCGTACCTGCTATACATTGGCAAGTTTGTATTCCTAAATATCATGGCCCAACTTTTCGGAATCGGGAAAACGGTGAACGTGCACTATCACAAAAGCATTCAGTTTACATTGCTATTTTTCTCCTTTTTGGTGTTGGGCACCTACCTCTATTCTATGCACATCGGGGTGGGCTCCAAACTGAACGCAGATTGGGTCTTTTACTTGCTTCTGAGCGGGTATTTGATCCGTACTTTGCTTGTGTACCTCAGCATATTAAAAAGTACAGGGATGCAAAGTCTTTATTTAATTGCTTATCTTTGCGTCGTCGAAATTTTGCCGATTACCTTAGGTATTCGCTTGGCATTTTAA
- a CDS encoding methylglyoxal synthase — MKKNKTFLLEARKRIALVAHDNMKGELLDWAKYNKHTLRQHELYATGTTGGLLSDELELDIHRLKSGPLGGDQQIGALIADEKIDVLIFFWDPMSALPHDPDIKALLRLGVVWNIAIACDRTTADFLLTSPLMHSKVDVNLPDYQNYLNRKIH; from the coding sequence TTGAAAAAAAATAAAACTTTTCTCTTGGAAGCCAGAAAAAGAATAGCCCTTGTGGCACACGACAACATGAAAGGTGAATTGCTGGATTGGGCAAAGTACAATAAACACACCCTAAGGCAACACGAACTTTATGCCACAGGCACCACAGGCGGCTTGCTGTCTGATGAACTTGAACTCGATATCCACAGGCTGAAAAGCGGTCCACTGGGTGGAGACCAACAAATTGGAGCCCTTATTGCCGACGAAAAAATCGATGTGCTCATTTTCTTTTGGGATCCCATGTCTGCCCTGCCGCACGATCCCGACATAAAAGCCCTTCTGCGTCTGGGTGTGGTCTGGAATATTGCCATTGCCTGCGATCGCACTACCGCCGATTTCCTGTTGACATCGCCGCTTATGCATTCAAAAGTGGATGTAAACCTTCCCGATTATCAAAATTACTTGAATCGAAAAATCCATTAA
- the porK gene encoding type IX secretion system lipoprotein PorK/GldK, protein MNKRFIQTLAKALLLCTPLVFMQSCSFLNKTKERLGMGKSGGGANYDPLGGVTNGEIIAPARKGYKQTAPAGMVLIPSGSFLMGQADQDVFSSRVSMNKRVTINPFYMDDTEITNNEYRAFVNFMMADSVSVLGEEYIMTKIYPDTTVWKKDFTFHNGDQMTENYFSSPAFDEYPVVGVTWDAAQYFSDWRTNQYNAYRVENNQFKSPSFRLPSEAEWEWAARGGREGAKYPWGNPYVSNAKGCFMANFKPFRGNYRADGFAYTAPANAFDPNDFGLYNMAGNVAEWTQDAFSESYMPITWDMNPTFDDPNEPRKVVKGGSWKDVAYFLETGTTTFEYQNVAKSYIGFRNVMDRQGAVPGRE, encoded by the coding sequence ATGAACAAGCGATTTATTCAAACATTGGCCAAAGCCCTTCTGCTGTGCACACCCTTGGTGTTTATGCAGAGTTGTAGCTTTTTGAACAAGACAAAGGAGAGATTGGGAATGGGCAAAAGCGGCGGCGGTGCAAACTACGACCCTCTTGGCGGCGTGACGAATGGTGAAATTATAGCTCCTGCAAGAAAGGGTTACAAGCAAACTGCTCCTGCCGGAATGGTGCTGATCCCTTCGGGTTCTTTTCTAATGGGCCAGGCAGATCAGGATGTATTTAGCTCTCGCGTGTCTATGAACAAGCGTGTAACCATCAATCCATTTTACATGGACGACACGGAAATCACCAACAACGAATACCGTGCTTTCGTGAATTTCATGATGGCAGATTCTGTATCTGTGCTGGGTGAAGAATACATCATGACGAAAATCTATCCTGATACAACAGTATGGAAGAAAGATTTCACCTTTCACAATGGAGATCAAATGACTGAGAATTATTTCTCCAGTCCTGCATTCGACGAATATCCTGTGGTTGGCGTAACTTGGGATGCCGCTCAATATTTCTCAGACTGGCGAACCAATCAGTATAACGCGTACCGAGTAGAAAACAATCAGTTCAAGTCGCCATCTTTCCGTTTGCCTTCAGAGGCCGAATGGGAATGGGCAGCACGCGGCGGTCGTGAAGGGGCCAAATACCCTTGGGGGAACCCTTATGTTTCCAATGCCAAAGGGTGCTTTATGGCCAACTTTAAGCCATTCAGAGGAAATTACAGAGCCGACGGCTTTGCCTATACGGCCCCAGCCAATGCATTTGATCCAAACGATTTTGGACTTTACAATATGGCTGGAAACGTAGCCGAATGGACGCAAGATGCATTTTCAGAATCTTATATGCCGATCACCTGGGATATGAACCCTACTTTCGACGACCCCAACGAACCGCGTAAAGTGGTGAAGGGTGGATCCTGGAAAGATGTCGCTTATTTTCTTGAAACTGGAACAACGACTTTTGAATACCAAAACGTAGCAAAATCGTATATTGGCTTCAGAAACGTAATGGACAGACAGGGTGCTGTGCCGGGAAGAGAATAA
- a CDS encoding PorP/SprF family type IX secretion system membrane protein produces the protein MSLSISCVYGQVDPQFTQYVFNSMYLNPGATGIQGKTNITAIYRTQWTGYTGTTDPGGAPNTQQISVSSPFNALGGGLGLYISNDMIGAGSINRELTANYSFHKRFGVNLVGFGVSAGMYSRILDGDKLRPREDEDPSLPSGRVSQSLPDFGAGIFLYNPSYQLGVALKHINQPEYSFSTVSANSPLPRTLNVSGSVLIGLSYTLDLSPMFLIKSDFKTVSPELGALVTYNNSLWAGLNYRYQDAASVILGSNLLNNKLRIGYAMDYVAFGQEAKAPTSHEILLTFFLNPPRAGKKSIIRTPRYRY, from the coding sequence ATGAGCTTGTCCATAAGCTGTGTTTATGGGCAGGTGGATCCTCAATTTACGCAATACGTATTCAATTCCATGTATTTAAACCCTGGTGCTACGGGCATTCAGGGTAAGACAAACATTACCGCCATTTACCGTACGCAATGGACAGGCTATACGGGCACCACCGATCCGGGCGGAGCTCCGAATACACAACAGATTTCTGTTTCTTCTCCGTTTAATGCTTTGGGTGGCGGTTTGGGTTTATACATTTCCAACGACATGATCGGAGCGGGAAGCATCAACAGAGAGCTAACGGCCAATTATTCTTTCCACAAGCGTTTCGGTGTCAATTTGGTGGGATTTGGTGTTTCTGCCGGTATGTATTCGCGTATTTTGGATGGCGACAAGCTGCGGCCAAGAGAAGATGAAGACCCATCGCTGCCTTCTGGCCGTGTGTCTCAGTCTCTCCCCGATTTTGGAGCGGGAATTTTCTTGTACAACCCTTCTTATCAATTGGGCGTAGCTTTAAAACACATCAATCAGCCGGAATACAGTTTCTCCACGGTTTCGGCCAACAGTCCGCTACCCCGCACACTTAATGTGAGCGGAAGCGTGCTTATAGGCCTTAGCTATACGCTCGACTTGAGCCCGATGTTTTTGATCAAAAGTGATTTCAAAACAGTTTCGCCCGAGTTGGGAGCATTGGTCACCTACAACAACAGTTTGTGGGCCGGCCTGAATTACAGATACCAAGATGCGGCGTCTGTAATATTAGGAAGCAATTTGCTGAACAATAAACTTAGAATTGGTTATGCCATGGATTATGTGGCGTTTGGGCAAGAAGCAAAGGCCCCTACATCGCATGAGATTTTATTGACGTTTTTCTTGAACCCACCCCGTGCGGGTAAGAAGTCGATCATTCGAACACCGAGGTACAGATACTGA